A region of Betta splendens chromosome 13, fBetSpl5.4, whole genome shotgun sequence DNA encodes the following proteins:
- the paf1 gene encoding RNA polymerase II-associated factor 1 homolog: MAPTIQTQAQREDGHRASSHRTVPERSGVVCRVKYCNSLPDIPFDPKFITYPFDQHRFVQYKATSLEKQHKHELLTEPDLGVTIDLINPDTYRIDPSILLDPADEKLLEEDIQAPSSSKRSQQHAKVVPWMRKTEYISTEFNRYGVSNEKVEVKIGVSVKQQFTEEDIYKDRDSQISAIEKTFEDAQKSISQHYSKPRVAPVEILPVFPDFKMWINPCAQVIFDSDPAPKDISGPAGVEMMSQAMIRGMMDEEGNQFVAYFLPNEETLRKRKRDVDEGLDYMPEDLYDYKIAREYNWNVKNKASKGYEENYFFIFRDGDGVYYNELETRVRLSKRRAKAGAQSTTNAVLVCKHRDMNEKELEAQEARKAQLENHEPEDEEEDMDKDMQDSGDDKEKDSGSEAENSGSESERDDEDQEQRAEDDDEDEDRDKRRRKPSGSGSESGEERTREMRDEEEIFGSDDDSDDNEPKNSARSSGDEGSGSEDEGGNRGGSRSRSASPAHSDRSSDHSEAQAQSGSGSDRGSDSSDASDSE, encoded by the exons ATGGCACCAACGATTCAGACACAAGCTCAACGAGAAGACGGACACAG GGCATCCTCCCACAGAACTGTCCCTGAGAG GTCAGGAGTGGTCTGTCGAGTGAAGTATTGCAACAGCCTTCCTGACATCCCCTTTGACCCCAAGTTCATCACATATCCATTTGATCAGCACAG gtttgtacagtataaagcCACATCTCTGGAGAAGCAGCACAAGCATGAGCTCCTCACTGAACCAGACCTTGGTGTCACCATTGATCTCATCAACCCAGACACATACCGTATAGATCCTAGCA TACTGTTGGACCCAGCTGATGAAAAATTGTTGGAAGAGGACATCCAGGCTCCATCCAGTTCAAAGAG GTCACAGCAACATGCCAAAGTGGTCCCATGGATGAGAAAGACAGAATATATTTCAACAGAGTTTAACAGATATGGCGTTTCCAATGAGAAAGTGGAAGTCAA GATTGGAGTGTCTGTCAAACAACAATTCACAGAAGAAGACATCTACAAGGACAGAGACAGTCAAATTTCTGCTATTGAGAAGACATTTGAGGATGCACAGAAATCA ATATCGCAGCACTACAGTAAACCCAGAGTCGCTCCTGTGGAGATTCTTCCTGTCTTCCCTGACTTCAAG ATGTGGATAAACCCATGTGCTCAGGTCATCTTTGACTCTGATCCTGCACCTAAGGATATATCAGGGCCAGCAGGAGTGGAAATGATGTCTCAGGCTATGATCAG AGGTATGATGGATGAGGAAGGAAATCAGTTTGTGGCCTATTTCCTGCCCAATGAAGAAACGCTTCGCAAGCGTAAGAGAGATGTGGATGAGGGTCTGGATTACATGCCTGAAGATCT GTACGATTACAAGATAGCCAGGGAGTATAACTGGAATGTGAAGAACAAAGCCAGCAAGGGCTACGAAGAGAACTACTTCTTTATCTTCAGAGATGGCGATGGGGTTTATTACAATGAGCTTGAGACAAG AGTGCGTCTGAGCAAGAGAAGAGCCAAGGCCGGAGCACAGTCAACCACAAACGCTGTGTTGGTGTGTAAGCACAGAGATATGAATGAGAAGGAGCTTGAAGCCCAG gAAGCACGTAAAGCTCAGCTTGAGAACCATGAGccagaagatgaagaggaagacatGGATAAAGACATGCAGGACTCTG GCGATGACAAAGAGAAGGACAGCGGCAGTGAGGCAGAAAACTCTGGCAGTGAATCAGAGAGGGACGATGAAGACCAGGAGCAAAGGGCAGAAGACGACGACGAAGATGAGGACcgagacaagaggaggaggaaacccaGTGGCAGTGGAAGCGAAAGCGGCGAGGAGAGGACCAGGGAAATGCGAGACGAGGAAGAGATCTTTGGCAGTGACGACGACAGCGACGACAACGAGCCCAAGAACTCGGCCCGGAGCAGCGGCGACGAGGGCAGCGGAAgtgaggatgaaggagggaacagaggaggcagcaggagcCGTAGCGCCTCTCCAGCACACAGTGACCGCAGCAGTGACCACTCGGAGGCCCAAGCTCAGAGTGGGAGCGGAAGTGACAGAGGCTCTGACTCAAGTGACGCCAGTGACAGCgaatga